A genomic segment from Poecilia reticulata strain Guanapo linkage group LG3, Guppy_female_1.0+MT, whole genome shotgun sequence encodes:
- the marveld3 gene encoding MARVEL domain-containing protein 3, translating into MPDRGRHHQRSDVSAEYKSRDYSHRGQHSLHDTQRRSQKPGGVEERFSSDRRTKENRKRDVTRGHKGSAAYIAHERPSTLPRETSVYNHEVYQQQHREAMYNLRYTLTSRGICQLMEISVNLLIIICAGVPYSNNGGYRDLASLGGIYAYYFGGASAFTGADADRVKELDRLFHQLKRPPYVFTMACGGILMTYACVMFGLGVFRVSHRWPIVLLVEAVVNFLIGLGYIAGLAFYFIKIQETYQNPICQEREQMYKSKGHKGFECSFNGADIAGGLFGVAGTFVFVFGGVLAVRAFRSIREQKNERTNEDNYF; encoded by the exons ATGCCAGACAGGGGAAGACACCATCAGAGGAGTGATGTGTCCGCAGAGTACAAGAGCAGGGATTACTCACACAGGGGACAGCACTCTCTGCACGATACCCAGAGACGCAGCCAGAAGCCAGGAGGCGTGGAGGAGCGGTTCAGCAGTGACAGAAGAACCAAAGAGAACAGAAAGAGAGACGTGACAAGGGGTCATAAGGGGTCAGCTGCATACATTGCTCATGAAAGGCCCTCAACACT GCCCAGAGAAACATCAGTGTATAACCATGAGGTTTATCAACAACAGCACAGAGAAGCCATGTACAATTTAAGGTACACGCTGACCTCTAGAG GCATCTGCCAGCTCATGGAGATCTCTGTGAATCTCCTCATCATAATCTGCGCCGGAGTGCCGTACAGCAACAACGGGGGCTACCGCGACCTGGCCAGCCTCGGAGGAATTTACGCTTATTACTTTGGAGGTGCCAGCGCCTTCACTGGCGCCGATGCAGACAGAGTCAAGGAGCTGGACCGCCTCTTCCACCAGCTCAAGCGGCCTCCGTATGTCTTTACAATGGCCTGCGGTGGGATTTTGATGACGTACGCCTGTGTCATGTTTGGCCTGGGGGTCTTCAGGGTCTCCCACCGCTGGCCCATTGTGCTGCTTGTGGAGGCTGTTGTGAATTTTCTGATTGGCTTAGGTTACATCGCTGGGTTAGCTTTctactttattaaaatacagGAAACCTACCAAAACCCCATCTGTCAGGAGAGGGAGCAGATGTACAAGAGCAAAGGACACAAGGGCTTTGAGTGCAgctttaatggtgcagacatcGCAGGAGGATTGTTTGGAGTGGCAGGGACTTTTGTTTTCGTCTTTGGTGGGGTGCTGGCAGTCAGAGCCTTCAGATCAATACGAGAGCAGAAGAATGAAAGAACAAATGaggacaattatttttaa